The following proteins are encoded in a genomic region of Mycolicibacterium confluentis:
- a CDS encoding tetratricopeptide repeat protein: MTQARAEDPDRAVAVAQQYLEARSYTRAQEILRSALTISPHHAGLLTELARTQMYLGDQRGAADTAYAAMGRAPQDTYPMRVYALALAGLNRHDDALAVAWRAVHTDPQGVANHHVYAALLCEAGRAHQALPVIVEALRRNPADADLHVAHGRILRGLGRREESTGAFREALRLEPESSDALHDIAVNRINRGRWFSGVHGLMAAARLDPAVGDLARSNIVVAVRTPLRLLTGFAAVLLIFASLAVIPQYEGQSVPGIRIAVGLAAVGYVLLLVWVGRRLPRQAWRLAWRARRFFAVRIVVLTVCGMYALLGAAGVLVPVLTWATFWLMCAVLVVIVVGLIVRG, translated from the coding sequence GTGACTCAGGCGCGCGCCGAGGATCCCGACCGCGCGGTGGCAGTTGCGCAGCAGTACCTCGAGGCGCGCAGCTACACCCGTGCGCAGGAGATCCTGCGTTCAGCGCTGACGATCTCGCCGCATCATGCCGGTCTGCTGACGGAGTTGGCCCGGACCCAGATGTACCTCGGCGATCAGCGCGGTGCCGCGGACACGGCCTATGCGGCGATGGGGCGGGCACCACAGGACACCTACCCGATGCGGGTCTATGCGCTGGCATTGGCCGGCCTGAACCGGCACGACGATGCGCTTGCCGTGGCGTGGCGGGCCGTGCACACCGACCCGCAGGGCGTGGCCAACCACCACGTCTACGCGGCGCTGCTGTGCGAGGCGGGAAGGGCACACCAGGCGCTGCCGGTGATCGTCGAGGCACTGCGACGCAACCCCGCCGACGCGGATCTCCATGTGGCGCACGGCAGAATTCTGAGGGGCCTCGGTCGGCGCGAGGAGTCCACCGGGGCGTTCCGGGAGGCGCTGCGCCTCGAACCGGAGTCCAGTGACGCGCTTCACGATATCGCGGTCAACAGGATCAACCGGGGCCGCTGGTTCAGCGGTGTGCACGGCCTGATGGCCGCCGCCCGCCTGGACCCTGCCGTCGGCGACCTGGCCCGCAGCAACATCGTTGTGGCAGTGCGCACACCGCTGCGGCTGCTGACCGGATTTGCTGCGGTACTGCTGATCTTCGCGAGTCTGGCGGTGATCCCGCAGTACGAGGGCCAGTCCGTGCCCGGTATTCGGATCGCGGTCGGTCTCGCCGCCGTCGGCTACGTGCTGCTGCTGGTGTGGGTGGGTCGACGGCTGCCCCGGCAGGCGTGGCGACTGGCGTGGCGGGCTCGAAGGTTCTTCGCCGTGCGGATCGTCGTGCTCACCGTCTGTGGGATGTATGCGCTGCTCGGTGCCGCGGGAGTGCTTGTCCCCGTGCTGACGTGGGCGACGTTCTGGCTGATGTGCGCGGTACTCGTGGTGATCGTGGTGGGCTTGATCGTCCGCGGCTGA
- a CDS encoding ATP-binding protein, translated as MAQEALIREIEAAVNRAPDVVELRLHLAELLATDGRYAEALTHCSTVLSQDAANRTALVLLQRCTAALAAPTDEKAPPPVEFDWRAAEEQVAEIIEPEFIEVEHAGAGISDADYDVVQRPDVRLADVAGMADVKRQLDLALLGPMRNPEVARAFNLSARGGLLLYGPPGCGKTFLARAVSGEIGASFYPVAISDVLDLWLGNSERALHNIFEAARRNAPCVLFFDEMDALGLRRSSLSNSSALRVVVNALLAELDSATSDNEGVYVIGATNMPWDIDPALRRPGRLDRMIFVSLPDAEARAEIVRLHLRDRPVTAIDLGSVVARTEGYSGADLAQVCATATQLAMADSVRTGQVRPVSMPDIDAGLAQTRPSAGPWFDVARNVIEFGNSDGSYDDLAKYLRRKKFR; from the coding sequence GTGGCGCAGGAGGCGTTGATTCGGGAGATCGAGGCGGCCGTGAACCGGGCGCCGGATGTGGTCGAACTGCGGCTTCATCTGGCCGAATTGTTGGCCACCGACGGCAGATACGCCGAGGCCCTGACGCACTGCAGCACCGTGCTCTCGCAGGACGCGGCGAACAGGACCGCCCTGGTGCTGCTGCAGCGATGCACCGCCGCCCTGGCGGCCCCCACCGACGAGAAGGCGCCCCCGCCCGTCGAATTCGACTGGCGGGCCGCCGAGGAACAGGTCGCAGAGATCATCGAGCCTGAGTTCATCGAAGTCGAACACGCTGGCGCGGGGATCTCGGACGCCGACTACGACGTGGTGCAGCGCCCCGACGTGCGACTGGCCGACGTCGCGGGCATGGCCGATGTGAAGAGGCAGTTGGACCTCGCACTGCTGGGGCCCATGCGCAACCCCGAGGTCGCCAGGGCCTTCAACCTCTCGGCGCGCGGCGGACTGCTCCTGTACGGACCACCGGGATGCGGCAAGACGTTTCTGGCACGGGCTGTTTCGGGTGAGATCGGCGCCTCGTTCTATCCGGTCGCCATCTCCGACGTGCTCGACCTCTGGCTGGGCAACAGCGAGCGGGCGCTGCACAACATCTTCGAAGCGGCCCGCCGCAACGCGCCGTGCGTGCTGTTCTTCGACGAGATGGACGCTCTCGGCCTGCGCCGCAGTTCGCTGTCGAACAGTTCGGCGCTGCGCGTGGTGGTCAATGCCCTGCTCGCTGAGCTTGATTCGGCGACGTCCGACAACGAGGGCGTCTACGTGATCGGCGCGACGAACATGCCGTGGGACATCGATCCCGCGCTGCGTCGTCCCGGCCGGTTGGACCGGATGATCTTCGTGTCACTGCCCGACGCCGAGGCCCGCGCCGAGATCGTCCGCCTGCACCTGCGTGACCGACCGGTCACCGCGATCGACCTCGGTTCGGTCGTGGCGCGCACCGAGGGTTACTCCGGCGCCGACCTGGCGCAGGTGTGCGCCACGGCAACGCAACTGGCGATGGCGGATTCGGTGCGCACCGGGCAGGTCCGGCCGGTGTCGATGCCCGACATCGATGCGGGGTTGGCCCAGACCCGGCCGAGCGCCGGACCGTGGTTCGACGTGGCACGCAATGTCATCGAGTTCGGCAACAGCGACGGAAGCTACGACGATCTCGCGAAGTATCTGCGGCGGAAAAAGTTTCGGTGA
- a CDS encoding DMT family transporter, with amino-acid sequence MFALVSALGYGVSDFVGGIASRRIAALRVVLVSYPVAMVLLAVIASVVGGHITTPAVVWGALCGVSQAFGVWWFYAALGAGPISVVSPLTAILVAGVPVGVGLALGERPGLLAGVGIVMALLAVLLVSHGAGDADSTPHRFTAKVAWLTLGSGVAFGLNFVLIDQAPVEAKLWPLVFARISATALVFLVAALTANLKLPTGVPMRLALAAGVLDTVANVAMLLALQASMLSLASVLMSLYPAATVILAMVVLKERITRWQAVGMVAALAAVALIAVG; translated from the coding sequence GTGTTCGCGCTGGTCTCAGCGCTCGGCTACGGCGTCAGCGATTTCGTCGGAGGGATCGCCTCGCGCCGTATCGCTGCCCTGCGCGTGGTCCTGGTGTCCTATCCGGTGGCCATGGTGCTGCTCGCGGTGATCGCCTCGGTGGTCGGCGGGCACATCACCACGCCGGCCGTCGTGTGGGGCGCGCTGTGCGGCGTGAGCCAGGCGTTCGGGGTCTGGTGGTTCTACGCCGCACTTGGGGCCGGGCCCATCTCCGTGGTGTCACCGCTGACCGCGATCCTCGTCGCGGGCGTCCCCGTGGGCGTGGGTCTCGCGCTGGGGGAGCGGCCGGGCCTGCTGGCCGGTGTCGGAATCGTGATGGCACTGCTGGCGGTGCTTTTGGTCAGCCACGGTGCGGGCGACGCTGATTCGACCCCACATCGGTTCACCGCCAAGGTGGCGTGGTTGACGCTGGGGTCGGGGGTGGCGTTCGGGCTCAACTTCGTGCTGATCGACCAGGCGCCCGTCGAGGCCAAGCTGTGGCCGCTGGTGTTCGCGCGGATATCCGCGACCGCACTGGTGTTTCTGGTGGCCGCATTGACGGCGAATCTGAAGCTGCCCACCGGGGTGCCGATGCGGCTGGCATTGGCCGCGGGTGTGCTCGACACGGTCGCCAACGTCGCGATGCTGTTGGCGCTGCAGGCGTCGATGCTCTCGCTGGCCAGCGTGCTGATGTCGCTGTATCCCGCGGCCACCGTGATTCTGGCCATGGTGGTGCTCAAGGAGCGGATCACTCGGTGGCAGGCCGTCGGCATGGTGGCGGCACTGGCCGCCGTCGCACTCATTGCCGTCGGCTGA
- the smpB gene encoding SsrA-binding protein SmpB produces the protein MAKSKKDDAKNNHKVVATNRRARHNYTILDTYEAGVVLQGTEVKSLREGQASLADAFATVDDGEIWLRNLHIPEYFHGTWTNHAPRRNRKLLLHRKQIDNLVGKVRDGNLTLVPLSLYFSEGKVKVELALARGKQAHDKRQDLARRDADREIIREMGRRAKGMN, from the coding sequence GTGGCTAAGTCCAAGAAGGACGATGCGAAGAACAATCACAAGGTCGTCGCCACCAACCGCAGAGCCCGGCACAACTACACGATCCTCGACACCTATGAGGCCGGCGTGGTGCTGCAGGGCACCGAGGTGAAGAGCCTGCGGGAGGGGCAGGCGTCGCTGGCCGACGCGTTCGCGACGGTCGACGACGGTGAGATCTGGCTGCGCAACCTGCACATCCCGGAGTACTTCCACGGCACCTGGACCAACCACGCACCGCGCCGCAACCGCAAACTGCTGCTGCACCGCAAGCAGATCGACAACCTGGTGGGCAAGGTCCGCGACGGCAACCTGACGCTGGTGCCGTTGTCGCTGTACTTCTCCGAGGGCAAGGTCAAAGTCGAGTTGGCGTTGGCCCGAGGCAAGCAGGCCCACGACAAACGGCAGGACCTCGCCCGCCGCGATGCGGACCGCGAGATCATCCGAGAGATGGGGCGCCGCGCCAAGGGCATGAACTGA
- the ftsX gene encoding permease-like cell division protein FtsX: MRFGFLFNEVLTGLRRNVTMTVAMILTTAISIGLFGGGLLVVRLADQSRDIYLDRVETQVFLTNDVSDNDPGCDADPCKALRAQIDARDDVKSLRFLNRDDAYEDAIKRNPQFKEFAGRDAFPASFIVKLENPEQHQDFDDAMRGQPGVYNVLNQKDLIDRLFAVLDGLSNAAFAVALVQAIGAVLLIANMVQVAAYTRRTEIGIMRLVGASRWYTQLPFLLEAVLAATIGVVLAVIGLLVVRSLFLERALDQFYQANLIARIDFADILYIAPILFFVGVVMAGVTSYVTLRLYVRR, encoded by the coding sequence GTGCGCTTTGGCTTCCTGTTCAACGAAGTCCTGACAGGCCTTCGGCGCAACGTCACGATGACGGTTGCGATGATCCTCACGACGGCGATCTCGATCGGCCTGTTCGGTGGCGGCCTGCTGGTGGTCCGGCTGGCCGACCAGTCCCGCGACATCTACCTCGACCGCGTCGAGACCCAGGTCTTCCTCACCAACGACGTGTCGGACAACGACCCGGGCTGTGACGCCGACCCGTGCAAGGCGTTGCGCGCGCAGATCGACGCTCGTGACGACGTGAAGTCGCTGCGGTTCCTCAACCGCGACGACGCGTACGAGGACGCGATCAAGCGCAACCCGCAGTTCAAGGAGTTCGCGGGGCGCGACGCGTTCCCGGCCTCGTTCATCGTCAAGCTCGAGAACCCGGAACAGCACCAGGATTTCGACGACGCGATGCGCGGCCAGCCCGGTGTGTACAACGTGCTCAACCAGAAGGACCTGATCGACCGGTTGTTCGCCGTCCTCGACGGACTGTCCAACGCGGCGTTCGCCGTCGCGCTCGTGCAGGCGATCGGAGCGGTGCTGCTGATCGCGAACATGGTTCAGGTGGCGGCGTACACCCGGCGTACGGAGATCGGGATCATGCGCCTGGTGGGTGCAAGTCGGTGGTACACCCAGCTGCCGTTCCTGCTGGAGGCTGTGCTGGCCGCGACGATCGGCGTGGTGCTGGCCGTGATCGGCCTGCTGGTGGTGCGCTCACTGTTCCTCGAACGCGCGCTGGACCAGTTCTACCAAGCAAATCTCATTGCGAGAATCGACTTCGCCGATATCCTCTACATCGCGCCGATTCTGTTTTTCGTCGGCGTGGTGATGGCGGGGGTCACGTCCTACGTCACGCTGCGCCTGTATGTCCGAAGGTGA
- the ftsE gene encoding cell division ATP-binding protein FtsE: MITLDHVTKQYKQSARPALDNVSLKIDKGEFVFLIGPSGSGKSTFMRLLLGEEHPTAGDIQVSKFHVNKLRSRHIPGLRQVLGCVFQDFRLLQQKTVFENVAFALEVIGKPADTINRVVPDVLEMVGLSGKANRLPAELSGGEQQRVAIARAFVNRPLVLLADEPTGNLDPETSKDIMDLLERINRTGTTVLMATHDHHIVDSMRQRVVELSLGRLVRDEQRGVYGMDR; the protein is encoded by the coding sequence ATGATCACCCTTGACCATGTCACCAAGCAGTACAAACAGTCGGCGCGTCCCGCGCTCGACAATGTCAGCCTGAAAATCGACAAGGGTGAGTTCGTGTTTCTCATCGGACCCTCGGGTTCGGGCAAGTCCACGTTCATGCGCCTGCTGCTCGGTGAAGAGCACCCGACCGCGGGCGACATCCAGGTGTCGAAGTTCCACGTCAACAAGCTGCGGAGCCGCCATATCCCCGGCCTGCGCCAGGTTCTGGGCTGCGTGTTCCAGGACTTCCGCCTGCTGCAGCAGAAGACCGTGTTCGAGAACGTCGCGTTCGCGCTCGAGGTGATCGGCAAGCCTGCCGACACCATCAATCGCGTGGTGCCGGACGTGCTGGAGATGGTCGGGTTGTCCGGCAAGGCCAACCGACTGCCCGCGGAACTGTCGGGCGGTGAGCAGCAGCGCGTCGCCATCGCACGCGCCTTCGTCAACCGTCCCCTGGTGCTGCTGGCGGACGAGCCGACGGGCAACCTGGACCCCGAAACCAGCAAGGACATCATGGATCTGCTGGAGCGGATCAACCGCACCGGTACCACGGTCCTGATGGCAACTCATGACCATCACATCGTCGACTCGATGCGCCAGCGCGTGGTCGAGCTGTCGCTGGGCCGTCTGGTCCGCGACGAACAGCGCGGCGTCTACGGAATGGATCGATAA
- a CDS encoding mechanosensitive ion channel family protein, with the protein MTDISSASLLAFDWDQKWHNFWTGAVGEWMLTRGLRIGMLIIGAVLIARLVSWAAQRITQRIDADFQESDALVRSETAKHRQAVASVISWVTIALLCVMVFVQLTEILAIPVASLVAPAAVLGAALGFGAQRLVQDLLSGFFIITEKQYGFGDLVALTVTSVALPAEGTVIDVTLRVTKLRSSEGEVLTIPNGQIVKTVNLSKDWARAVVDVPVPTSADLNLVNDVLHRVCEASIKDPVMKDLLLDAPQLMGVESIELDNVNLRIVARTLPGKQFEVGRRLRVLVIAALARNGIVTTAETRPMVGAIVHPATSAGAEEETQGSHPSQQEERR; encoded by the coding sequence ATGACTGACATCTCCTCAGCCAGTCTCCTGGCATTCGACTGGGACCAGAAGTGGCACAACTTCTGGACCGGCGCCGTGGGCGAATGGATGCTGACGCGCGGTCTGCGGATCGGGATGCTGATCATCGGCGCGGTGCTGATCGCCCGCCTGGTCAGTTGGGCCGCACAGCGGATCACCCAGCGCATCGACGCCGACTTCCAGGAGAGCGACGCCCTGGTCCGCTCGGAGACGGCCAAGCACCGGCAGGCGGTCGCGTCGGTCATCTCGTGGGTGACCATCGCGCTGCTGTGCGTCATGGTCTTCGTCCAGCTCACCGAGATCCTGGCGATTCCCGTCGCGTCATTGGTGGCGCCCGCCGCGGTGCTGGGCGCCGCGCTCGGTTTCGGCGCGCAACGCCTGGTCCAGGACCTGCTGTCGGGATTCTTCATCATCACCGAGAAGCAGTACGGGTTCGGTGACCTGGTCGCGCTGACGGTGACCAGCGTGGCGCTCCCGGCCGAGGGCACGGTTATCGATGTCACCCTGCGGGTGACCAAGCTGCGGTCCTCGGAGGGCGAGGTGCTCACAATCCCGAACGGTCAGATCGTCAAGACCGTCAACCTGTCCAAGGACTGGGCGCGGGCCGTCGTCGATGTCCCGGTGCCGACGAGCGCCGACCTCAACCTCGTCAACGACGTGCTGCACCGGGTGTGTGAGGCGTCGATCAAGGACCCGGTCATGAAGGACCTGCTGCTCGACGCGCCGCAGTTGATGGGCGTCGAGAGCATCGAGTTGGACAACGTCAACCTGCGCATCGTCGCGCGCACGCTGCCCGGCAAGCAGTTCGAGGTCGGCCGCAGGCTGCGCGTGCTGGTGATCGCCGCGCTGGCCCGCAACGGCATCGTGACGACCGCCGAGACCAGACCCATGGTGGGCGCCATCGTGCATCCGGCCACCTCCGCCGGCGCTGAAGAGGAGACCCAGGGCTCCCACCCGTCGCAGCAGGAGGAGCGGCGATGA
- the prfB gene encoding peptide chain release factor 2 produces the protein MDLDRQNDIAALDTTLTTVERVLDVEGLRDRIAKLEHEASDPKLWDDQTRAQKVTSELSHTQGELRRVEELRQRVDDLPVLYEIAEEESGADAESAVAEADAELAKLREDIEALEVRTLLSGEYDEREAVVTIRSGAGGVDAADWAEMLMRMYIRWAEKHDYPVEVFDTSYAEEAGIKSATFAVHAPFAYGTLSVEQGTHRLVRISPFDNQSRRQTSFADVEVLPVVETTDHIEIPEGDLRVDVYRSSGPGGQSVNTTDSAVRLTHIPTGIVVTCQNEKSQLQNKVSAMRVLQAKLLERKRLEERAEMDALKGDGGSSWGTQMRSYVLQPYQMVKDLRTDYEVGNPGSVLDGDIDGFLEAGIRWRNRKDD, from the coding sequence GTGGACCTCGACCGTCAAAACGATATCGCCGCGCTGGACACCACTCTGACCACCGTGGAGCGAGTGCTCGACGTCGAAGGCCTTCGCGATCGCATCGCCAAGCTCGAACACGAGGCCTCCGACCCGAAGCTCTGGGACGACCAGACTCGCGCCCAGAAGGTGACCAGCGAGCTGTCCCACACCCAGGGTGAACTGCGCCGCGTCGAAGAACTGCGTCAGCGCGTCGACGACCTGCCGGTGCTCTACGAAATCGCCGAAGAGGAAAGTGGGGCGGACGCGGAGAGCGCCGTCGCCGAGGCCGACGCCGAATTGGCGAAGCTCCGCGAGGACATCGAGGCCTTGGAGGTCCGCACGCTGCTGTCCGGGGAGTACGACGAGCGCGAGGCCGTCGTCACCATCCGTTCCGGCGCCGGCGGTGTGGACGCCGCGGACTGGGCCGAGATGCTGATGCGGATGTACATCCGCTGGGCGGAGAAGCACGACTATCCCGTCGAGGTCTTCGACACCTCCTACGCCGAGGAGGCGGGCATCAAGAGCGCGACCTTCGCGGTGCACGCGCCGTTCGCCTACGGCACGCTGTCGGTCGAACAGGGCACGCACCGACTGGTGCGGATCAGCCCGTTCGACAACCAGAGCCGTCGGCAGACCTCCTTCGCCGACGTCGAGGTGCTGCCCGTCGTCGAGACCACCGACCACATCGAGATCCCCGAGGGCGACCTGCGCGTCGACGTCTACCGGTCCAGTGGTCCCGGTGGTCAGTCGGTCAACACCACCGACTCGGCGGTCCGGCTCACACACATCCCGACCGGCATCGTGGTGACGTGCCAGAACGAGAAGTCACAGCTGCAGAACAAGGTGTCCGCGATGCGGGTTCTGCAGGCGAAGCTCTTGGAGCGCAAGCGCTTGGAGGAGCGCGCCGAGATGGACGCGCTCAAGGGCGACGGCGGCAGTTCGTGGGGCACCCAGATGCGGTCCTACGTCCTGCAGCCCTACCAGATGGTCAAGGACCTGCGGACGGACTACGAAGTGGGCAACCCGGGGTCTGTCCTCGACGGTGACATCGACGGCTTCCTCGAAGCCGGCATCCGATGGCGCAACAGGAAGGATGACTGA